From the Triticum urartu cultivar G1812 chromosome 4, Tu2.1, whole genome shotgun sequence genome, the window TGGACTTGGTATTTTACACTCATCAGATGATCAGAAAAGAATTGAAGATGTTGGATTGTGTTACTTAACTGACTTGGTTAATCAGGGGTTTTTCAAAAAGAATGTATCGAGCCTTGGCAGTCCTCGTTACACCATCCATGATCTACTACTTGAGTTGGTAGTGAAGGTCTCATCATATGAGTGTCTTAGCATATCCAGCTCTAATGTGATGTCCATACAAATTCCCCCATCTGTACGTCATTTGTCTATCATTGTAGATGATGCGGACGTCAAGGACACAGTGACTTTTGAAGACTACAAGAGGGGTTTGTGTGCATTGCAAAAAAGATTTGAAGTTCAAAACCTACACACGTTGATGTTATTTGGAGAATACCATGCAAATTTTTCAAGGGTTTTTCGTGGTTTATTTTTGGAAGCCAGAGCCCTTCGCACTGTCTTTTTTTCTGGAGCATCATATAATGTGGAGGATGTGTTGCCAAGCTTTTCAAAGCTTGTTCATCTTCGCTACTTAAGGATCAAGTCAGCTGGTTTTTATGATGAAGCCTTGTGCATATCTAGTGTGTTGTGCAGATTTTATCACTTGGAAGTAATTGATCTACAAGGATGGAAGGGCCGCTTCGGTTCAACAAGATATATTAGCAACCTTGTAAAATTGTGCCATTTTGTTGTGCCCCGAGAAGAACTTCACTCTGACATATTTGAGGTGGGAAAACTAAAATTCATCAATGAGTTGAGGGCATTTAGAGTGGGACAAGAAGGTAACATGTCTGAACTGAGTCAAATAGGGAAACTGGCAAATATTGGAGGATTACTTGGCATTTACAATCTTGAAAAGGTGCAGTCAGAAGAAGAAGCAATTGAATCAAAACTGATACAAAAAAGCCACATGAAAGAGCTAATATTAGACTGGGATGTTCAGCGATCTAACAGGGATCCTAAATTTGAAGAAAATATCCTTGAAAGTCTTGTACCACACAGCAATCTTCAATGCCTAAGCATTAGAGGGCATGGAGGCACTGCCTGTCCAAGATGGCTAGGTTCAAACCTCTCAGTCAAGAATCTGGAATCTCTTTCTCTGGATGATTTGTCTTGGGGAAACCTTCCACGTATAGGAGAGGTGTGGATGGTCAATGATCTTGGTGTTGAGTATCAGGACTGCATCTTAGGCCAAACATTTCAAAATTTGAAAAGGCTAGAATTGGTTAAGATACCAAGATTGAGAAAATGGGTTGAGGACAATACTTCTCATTTGTTCCCTCAGCTAGAAGAACTCACCATTAAAGATTGCTCTGAACTCACTGAGCTGCGATCTTCACATCATAATAGTGGTCTGCCACAGCAAGAGAAGGACATGGCTTGATTTCCTAGACTAAAGTCTCTCAGGATAGAAGACTGCCCAAAGCTATTGTCATTTCCTCAAATCCCTTGGACTTCTAGCCCTCTGCTGTGATAAAACGGGTGGACGCTGGTCTTGAGAAGCTAGTTTACGAAAAAAAGAGCGGAGCAGACTCAAGTTGTTCACTGGAAGTGAAGGGAAAAGATAACCGAGACAGTTTGTTTTTGAATAAGTTGGTTTTCTCTAATCTAACTTATCTGAAAAAGTTGTTCATTGAAAATTGCTCTCCTCTGCTGCTTGATAACCTCCTAATGCTAACATCTCTCGAGTTCCTCTCAATATGTGATTCAAGCAATGTATTATCCCAGGTTGAAAGTGTGAGCCATGGCGGATGCCTGCTATCTGTTAAAAAGATAAGTGTCAGACGATGTGGTTGCAATGGTAAGGAATTGGCACAACTGCTCTCACTTCTGCCGGAGCTCACCGAAATGACAATAGTGGATTGTCAGGAGATAAAATGGCTAGGTGTGGCGGGGCAATTATCAGCATCTTcttctgctgctgctgaacaatTGAATCATGAGCAAATCGGACAGCAGCAGCAAGAGTCGAAAGGAGGAGTAGACGGAGTGCTGCTCTTGCCTCCCCAGCTACAGAAGTTAAACATCCAAGCGCTCCCAGAGCTGAGCTTGCTCTCCTATTCACTGGAAGGTGGCAACGAAGGAGGTGGGCTCCAAGGTCTCCGCTCCCTTCAGTTTTTGACAATATGGGATTGCCCCAAGTTACTCCACTCCTATTCATACTCTAATATTCCTTTTCCAACCTCCCTGCAAATATTAATTTTGAGTGGTTGTGGGGAGTTCAGAGGCAAGGGCATAGGCCCTCTCCTCGCCCAAGGCCACCTCACATCGTTAAGCATCCTTAAAACCCCCAACTTCTTCGTTGGTTCTGAGCCACTTGACAAGGAGCTTCTACCCTGCTCCTCTGCACATCAGGAGCTTGAGCTGAAGACAGATGATATTGCAAGGTTCATTCCTGCGAGAAGCTGCAGTGCCTCCCGGCAGGTCTACATAGACTTGCCAGCCTCGAGACATTATGGATAGGGTCCTGTCAAGTCATGCGGTCGTTACCAGAGGACGGCCTCCCGAGTTCTCTGAAAAAATTGGTGATCGGCGACTGTCCTGCCATCAAGTTGCTACCCAAGGGCAGCCTCCCAAGTTCGCTGCAAGTATTAGATATATGGTACTGCCTTGCCCTGGTGTCTCTGCCCAAAAACGGCCTCCCAAGCTCTCTGCAAAAATTGGAAATCTGGAACTGCCCTGCCTTAAAGTCGCTGCCGGAGGATGGCCTCCCAAGATCTCTGCAGGAAATAACGATTAGAGGGAGTACTGCAATCAATTCGCTGCCCAAGGGTGGCCTCCCAAGATCACTGCAAGTATTGGATGTCCATTATTGTGACAATGAGGAGCTAAAGAGGAATTGCCGTAAGTTAAGAGGAACCATCCCAAAGATCATAATTTAATCTGACCAAAGGTAACAGCTGCTCATTCCTACTTCCTACTCACTAATTTCCCCTGCCTTTGCCTAACCTCTGAAGCATCCGAGTGGTTATTCTCTGTTTTGTTCAGTTCATTCAAATTGCTGCCATTCCACCTGTATAACTCACTCCCATACACACCTGTACTTTCAAAAACTATAGCATGCCCAGATCATTTGTTTTTTGGGTATGCTTTCCCTTGTTACCAGGTTATTTGAAGTTCTGAAGAATGTTTGTTTCAATATCGTGCAGGGCTCTGTGTCTTTTAGCCTTGTAGATTTCTATTTATCCATGCACATCTGGCGCACGAGGCTTGTGTGGTATCTTTCTGTGCATAAATCAGGTAACTACATTTAAATGTACGTCTTCTCCTGCTGTATGTTCAGTTCATCGAAGCAAACTGCAGTTCACTTGCATAACCACTCAAGCATTATCTGTTTTGTTCAGTTCACCGAATTTACTGCAGTTTCACTTGAATGGCCCTCTTGTTTTAATGTACCCTGCACATCAGTTCTTCAACTTGTATGTTCTTCTAGCCTCTTAGAATCCAAGAACGTCTCCAAGTTGCCAATGGAAGCATTCAGGTAACAATTTGCATCTTCCATCCTGTACATAAATCTGGTCAGTATATGCAGTATCATCCCATACACCCGTTGTTCCATAAATTATAGCTGCCCAAATCATTTTGTTGGGTTTTGGTTTGCCTTCTTACCAGATTATTTAAAGTTTTAATCAATGTTTGTTTCAATCTATCATGCAGCTTTGCCTCGGAGTTGTAATTCTCTGAATTCGCACAACCACACACAGTTCTCATATCATTGATTGAGTGGCACCCTCCTCCTGTATACATGACTGGCCAGCACACGACTTGTAGTGTGTCTTTTCCTAAGTGGCAAGACTGGTGTGACTCAATTTGTGGGTAAAGATGTACACCCTTTGCAAAGGTATTGAATCTGTTTTAATATCCACTACTGCATGGGATAAAACCGATTTCGTTAGTTATTCTAAGCCTAGCCACTTTTAAGTCACTTTACAGAAGGCCATTCCGGGGCGCGCGAAAACCTATGGATAGTGCCATAATTCGCCGAGGCTACAGATGATTAGGCGCAGTCCTGGTGGTCAGTATGTGTGTTACTCCATTGTTAATTAGTTGTGTGCCTGTGACTCTGCAACCAATCATGATTCTATATACAAAGAATTGCTAATCTTGCAATTTCCGCGCTATTATGAAATATCAGGTACACGTTTCAGAGAAGTTAATGAGCAATCTAATTCCTAAGAAGGTATGAGCTCTATTTGGTTCCCTTAGGCATAGTGTTAATTCATTTTATCACTTGTTTATGCTAAAGTCGTCTTGATGTGGAGATTACACCATGATATATATATTAAGATGAGTAAAGCCAGGAATCTAATGGGTTGAGTTCTCTAGCTCCTAAAGTATTCTATTCAGAGCCTCCATATTAAAATGAACAAAACGAAAATGGTAAAACTTCTTTTGCTGTTAAAAAcgaaaaatgaaaaagaaaagtgTTGTTACTTTCCGATAGGGCAGCACATTCCATTTCCCAGCTAGTTACCAGCCATAAGCACTTCACTAATGTCTAACAGTTGGATTTTCTCATCAACCCTGAGCCACCCATGCCAAAAACTGGGCCAGTAATCATCAGAAACTATCTGTATTCAGTCTACAGCCACTGACCATAGTGCACTCCCATATGGTTGCATTTGGTTATTTGTTGAATTTTTCACTTTGTTGTTCGTTTACTGCGCTAAGAGGTTTTCTGTAACAGAGCAACAACTCCGACACACTGCTTTCCGTATCTGGGTCGATGCAGAAGTTGGAAAGGTGGACGCGAAGCTTACTTGCTACTCCCTCATCAACTCCATCAGCCCACAAGTCAGTTCTTGTGGCTGACCTGAAATTGGCAGATTTCAAGCAGTTCCTAGCAAATAAAGGCCTGCAGGTAGGCCTCTGTACTGTGTACCTTAGTCACTCCATCCTTCATATTTTACTTTTAGAGCGGGCATCAAACCAATATATTTGGTTATATGCCCTGAAACCATTGAAATTTAGTGCTAAGAAATTCTTTCCAGGTTGAGTTTGGTGGGGCTACTCTACGGTGCGGCGAATATTTCACGGTGTGCAAGATTGGTGATTTTCCAAAAGGTAACTTACTACTGGAACTGCCATACATTTTGCAGTGATCAGTCTACAATCATGATAACCCGCCTTTCTATTTATGCCGCGCTCAGTCTATGTATAATATTAGTTGGTGTGCCTGTGACAGGTGTGATGGTGCATTGCAGGGGAGCACGGATTCTCAGAAGATTGTGATCGAGGGCCCGTTGTGTGAGGACAAGATTCCGATTAATTTAATCCATATGAAAACATGACATCTGTGCTAGCAAGATTAAATGCACACTGTAATGTACACATGTGAGGGTGTACTCATAGAGCATGCATATCTATGAACATAAAGTACTGCAAACACATACCTTCAGTAGGGAAAGTAGGGGCAGCGGCAACATTTGCATCACCCATGGTGTGGTCCAGGAAGTAGTCGAAGTCGTGGACAGACGTAACCGAGCAGTCGCGCCAAGATGCTCTCCGAAACCTTATCGCCCTTCACCCGGTGCAGGATCACACAGGGCACAACGACGTTCCCCGAAAACCTCCCCTTCACCCGGTGCAGGATCACAAAAGGGCGAGGCTCCAGAGGCCTCGGGAGCAGCAGCAAGAGAAACAACGGTATATAGTTGGTCGGGGTAGAAGAAGTGGGAGTAAGCCCACAACTGAGTCTGTAACAGGCCAAATAAAACGCACACACGGCATATGTCTGAGCTCAGCTCGTCTCGTTCACAAAACACGAGGCGCAAAGGCAGGCGGAGGAGGAGCGTGTGTATCACTCCTCTTCTCCTGCTCTAATAGGATGTGGAGGAGAGTTCCTTATATATTGTCCACACCCGGGATAGGACTAAACTCCCGACCATGTCATGAAATCACTAGTGGGCGTTTCAGACTTTCCAGGAAATAATTGATATATGGGCCTAAAGCCCATCCATATTTCAACATCAACACCTATTAGGAACACCCATTAGTCACAAATCATATTTTCAGAATTGGTTTGTAGAGCTCCAAAATCAAATATTTATCTATTTCTTTATGTATTCTCATTTCTGATATTAAAAAAACTCACTCAAAAATTATCCCAATCTTTTCGCAAAATAAAAACAAATTTCAAATTTTGAACACAAAAAAAAATTGACATTGTTTTTTCCATTCCTCCATGAAACCATCACAATCACTGTATTCTTCTTTTTCCTAAAACACGCAGGAGAGCTGCATATCATTCCATTTAAGATAAATATAGAAGTACAGAGGATTGCCATACAAAAATCACTGTATTCTCAAAATGGACAATATACTTATTTGAAGAAAAAAACTTCACATTAAACAAATCATTTTCTATATTCAATATTCCAATACAGAAATCTTAAATTGAACATCGCAAATTGCCAATCCTCTACTGAACCACCAGAACCAACCATAATCTCAAATTGGACAATGTACACATCTACAAAAACTATTCTCATGTAAAAACAACCCACTCTCACCATTCGGAATTTTGATTCAAAATTTGCCAGTCTTTTTCAGCATTGCTGCTATTTTTCAGACGTGGTGGGATAGGACTAATTACATGTATGCTCTGATTCAAATTGAGGTATCCTGGCCCCTGTATTTTGCACGCACATTTCTAGCACAAGGATATATATGGAGAACAACGCACAATGAACAAATAATGAACAATATCCTATCAAAATAATTTACAACGCAAGAGCAAAAAGAAGGGACTTTACATACACGATCAGCGTCAGGAAGAAGGAGAGGGGCTGCGCAGCACTATCTGTCCATCCTCGTCCTTGTCAAACACCTGCTCTATCAGGTCGTTCCAGCTCACCCGTGGCTGCTGCCTCGACGACGCTGGTGGCGGGAAGCTCTCGCTCCTCTCAGGCCGTGGGCCGTCGTCGAACGTGCCGTAGATCGACGCCATTCCCGATACCGACAGCGTGGCAGCCCTGCGCAACGCCACCTTGTGCTCCTCCACGTGTTCCCTCGGCACCGCCGTCTCGTCCCGCTCCATCCGCTGGTTCGATGGTGCCGCCATCGCGCGCTCCTTCTCCAGCATCAGCTGTTCATGTCCACATGTCATATGAGCAATGATATGTGATATGACATTATTATTATTTACTGTTTCAGTCTGGAAATTGCTGCAGATACATGGCATGATGCGTGCTACTTGAATTTGAAGTTGAACAAAATTTCCACACCTTCCTAGACGCTTTAACAATCTTACATTTTGATGTTGACATATCTACACTCAAAACTACCTTGTACTCTAGATTGTGCACAACTTGAACCCAGTACGTGCTTCACAACACGGCCTGATCTACTCTAGATGGCATGCACTCCTTGAGACAACAAGTGCTGGATTGCGTATTTGAAAGCTACCAAACATGCAAACTAGAATTTGGTAAAACAGAATTTTATTTTACTTCTCTGTCAGAAACACCAACATGACATAAATATGATGTGTATATACACAAGACTTACATCCAGAGCTCTCTGGCCTTCCCGCTCGATCCAAACAATGGCATGATCCATTGTGGCGTTACAGGATAGAACGACATGCTCAAATCTACCATCTACCGGCACAGCTGTTTTGACTACCGGTGGATATCTTCCGCACCTGCATGGATATCACCAAGAAACTGCGTTTAAGAAAATATCGGAAGTCTCCAATAGCAAAAACATAGTAATCATTAGTGAGAAAAATTCTGAAGAAATCAGCATCGTGTTAGATAGTTTTAGGCATTATAAAACAGTAGTGTGGGCTGTGTCATAAATAGTGTTTGAATAAGTGAATTACATACTGACAACATGAAGGTTCTCATAGGATACTAGGGAACAGAGGATTTTTTTTTAATACCAGTAGCATAATATTCTCTCTACTTCTGACATTTGTGAGAACCTCTGTTATTGCTCATGAAGTGTTTCGTAAAGAAAGATACTCTGCAACAATGTTATATTTCAGGTCCCTAAAATAGTTTTTCTACATTCTAGATCAACAGTAAAGGGAAAACAAAGGTACCTGAAACTTTTCCTTTCCACAATGTGATATATCCGACCTGGTGCATAGAGCCTCCTTGGATCCTTTAACATAGCATCTTCAGGTATGCACGTGTCCTTTAAACATCTCAAACATAGGAGACATGGCAGACTGCCCAAGAAGAGAAGATGGCCCAATTTTAAAATTGCTTCAACCCACAAAGCTGGAAGAAAATAATCACATTGCATTCAACAAACTCGATATCATATCATAGCTAGTACAGTAAACATAAACCAGATATTAGAAACTCGAATCAAACAGCCCGGCTACATTTGAATTCATTCCTATTGATCCATGGTTTATGAGTTTGCTTGCAATTTACTGATACTGAGATATTATTTCCTTTCCTTAAGCCATTTAAAAAAAAACCTAATGGCCTCTGTATTGGTTCTGGTTTCGGCATTCGAACGCCTTGCTATTTATCCATGATTGAGGGGTGTCGTATAGATTTTTTGTATGATGTTCCTTAGTAGTTTGAGCTAACTATAACAGTGTTAATTAACCAACGTTTATGGAGACAAGAGAAATAGTGGGGAAGGGCATCAAGGTACACAAGAGTAGTACGTAATATAGTAGGGTGAGCAGGAAAAACCAATGTGTAATCTTTGGTAGTTACTATACTagaaaccacaagaaaattattATATGGGGGTAAACTCGTGCTCAGATAAGAACCAAATGCCCCTATATCACAGTGATCAGTCACATTAGAATCGTGATGTATCCCAAGCGGGGATACAGTTGCCACTTGGCACTTTGAAGGCCTAAATTAGGCAACAGAGGTAACTATAGAATCAATCGATTGATGTGTTTATCACATTCCAACACTTAGTTTTCACGTGATACAGCTATGGCTTGTCATTGGCTTGTTAATGTTCGATTGGAGTAAAAGGGAAATCCGGAAGTACTGGCTGGCCACTAGAATCACATGATGTGGAATTGTGTGCTACTAGAATCATATAACTAACAGCACCAAATACGAACATAGAATAAACCGCATTGGTGGCATGTCCATACCAGAGAATCGACTTGAAGATATCTTCTAAAGGAGTGGCCGTCCGAGGCAAGAAATCATCCTGTCATTTGCAAGAACAACAGTTATATTCAGCCTATACATACTCTATTGACCAACAAAGCAATGTTCTATCCAGATATCAGAGGCAGAGCAGTTATTCTTGTCTGACAGAAGTAGCACCCAACAAAATGCAGGTAGACATGTAACTAAGTTCTGCAACTGAACTTTTAGCAGCAAGCAAGCACCCAACAAAATTCAGACGGGCATGTAACTAACTTCTGTAATAACTGAATTTAGTAGCAAGCAAGCACACAACAAAATTCAGACAGGCATGTAACTCAATTTCTAACAGCAAGCAAGCACACAACAAAATTCAGATAGGCATGCAACTTAATTTTTAACAGCAAGCAAGCACTCAAAAAAATTCAGAGAGGCAAACTTCTGCAACTGTACTTTTAgcagcaagcaagcaagcaaatCAATCGGTCAGCAATGCAATGTCTATCTCATTCAGAAGCAGAGCAGGTATCCACAAAAATTCAGTCTGACAGCAGTCGCACTCTAACAAAATTCAGACATACTGCATGTAACCAAATTCGTACAACTGAACCTGTAACCACCAAATTCAGGCAAGCAAGCAACCAAATCAATCGGGTCCTCACTGGCTCACCTGAAGCACGACGGAGTTGATGACGTCGGCGTATCGGACGGCGAGGTTGAGCGACATACAGCGGGCGGGGGCCATGGCGTAGCACCGGGTGCGGCCCCTCTCGACCTTGCCGAGCTTGTCGAGGTTCAGCACCACAACCATGGTGAGCATGGCGGCGACCCCGGCGCCGAGCGAGTGGCCCGTGAAGGTGAGCGTGTACTCAGGGTACCGGTCGAGGAGGTCCCGGAGCAGGTCGCACTCCCTGTCGAGCACCCAgccggcggcgcggaggaggcCGTTGTGGACGTAGCCGCCGTCGAAGCGGCGCTTGCCGAGGCGGTTGTCGAGGAGCAGCGCGTAGTCGGACTCGCGGCCGAGGTTGAGCCCGCGCAGCGCGAGCACGATGTCGGCGTGCGCGTGGTCGAGGTAGACGAGGTAGGGCGTGACGCGGCCCCCCGTGTCGGCGTAGGTGCGGCGGCGCACGACGCAGGCCGGGTCGAGGAGGAGGGGCGGAGCGGCGAGGAGGTCGGGCGGGGCGTAGTTGGCCATGACGAGGCGGCACATGCGGGGCACGGGCGCgaagtcggcggcggcggcgtggcccCAGGTGGCGCTGTCGTGGTGGCCGGAGTGGACGCACCGCTTCCACGCCCACCGCGCGCACCCCAGGCAGTAGACGCACTCCAGCAGCGGCAGCCCGCACGCCAGCGACATGCGCCGCCGCGGGGAATTCCGTCGAGCAGGTCGCGGGCGCGCGGCGGCAGAGAGATCGGGTGGGATATTCCGGCGGTGGCGATCGGATCCGGGGGGTAGCTGGGGACGGAGAGATTTTGCGGGATTATTTTTATTACATTGGAGTAGACGTAAATACGGAGGAGTTTTTTGGAAATAATAATCGGATCCGATTTGGTTGCTGGGCAAAACAAAATTAAGATTGGGAGTCAGATGGATACAGGGTGAGAGACAGGGACTGACCAAACAATGTGGATGACAAGGCATGCCAAATATTGCAGTGGACCGTCGAGGTCGACGAAAGTCATCATCGGCGCCTCGTTGTCAAACCGGTGATACGGGCGTCTGCCATGACGACGGATAACTCGTCGCTTTCATGTGAAACATGGGATTCGGTTCTGGAGGGCGGGCAAGAGGGCT encodes:
- the LOC125550152 gene encoding uncharacterized protein LOC125550152, with the protein product MSLACGLPLLECVYCLGCARWAWKRCVHSGHHDSATWGHAAAADFAPVPRMCRLVMANYAPPDLLAAPPLLLDPACVVRRRTYADTGGRVTPYLVYLDHAHADIVLALRGLNLGRESDYALLLDNRLGKRRFDGGYVHNGLLRAAGWVLDRECDLLRDLLDRYPEYTLTFTGHSLGAGVAAMLTMVVVLNLDKLGKVERGRTRCYAMAPARCMSLNLAVRYADVINSVVLQDDFLPRTATPLEDIFKSILCLPCLLCLRCLKDTCIPEDAMLKDPRRLYAPGRIYHIVERKSFRCGRYPPVVKTAVPVDGRFEHVVLSCNATMDHAIVWIEREGQRALDLMLEKERAMAAPSNQRMERDETAVPREHVEEHKVALRRAATLSVSGMASIYGTFDDGPRPERSESFPPPASSRQQPRVSWNDLIEQVFDKDEDGQIVLRSPSPSS